Proteins co-encoded in one Natronorubrum daqingense genomic window:
- the sufU gene encoding Fe-S cluster assembly sulfur transfer protein SufU, with protein MGLGSDMYRQQILDHYKNPRNYGQLEDPTFTHIGENPMCGDEIRMDVVLADDEETIERVAFSGDGCAISQASASMLSTELAGKTVDELLEMDRDDVIDMLGVDISPMRVKCAVLAEKVAQDGAEIYQGELDVEKTTTED; from the coding sequence ATGGGACTGGGCTCGGATATGTACCGACAGCAGATTCTCGACCACTACAAGAACCCGCGTAACTACGGGCAACTCGAGGATCCAACGTTTACCCACATCGGCGAGAACCCGATGTGCGGTGACGAGATTCGGATGGACGTCGTCCTCGCCGACGACGAGGAGACGATCGAACGCGTGGCCTTCTCCGGTGATGGCTGTGCGATCAGTCAAGCCTCGGCGAGCATGCTCTCGACTGAGCTCGCAGGCAAGACGGTCGACGAACTACTCGAGATGGATCGCGACGACGTCATCGACATGCTCGGCGTCGACATCTCGCCGATGCGAGTCAAGTGTGCCGTGTTGGCGGAGAAGGTCGCCCAGGACGGCGCGGAGATTTACCAGGGCGAACTCGACGTCGAGAAGACGACGACCGAAGACTAA
- the radA gene encoding DNA repair and recombination protein RadA produces the protein MPEADLETLPGVGPATADKLHDAGFESFQSLAVASPSELSNTADVGESTASDIVRAARDAADIGGFETGTTVLERRNEIGKLSWHIDEVDDLLGGGIETQSITEVYGEFGSGKSQVTHQMAVNVQLPKEVGGLHGSAIFVDSEDTFRPERIDDMVRGLPDEAINATLEDREMEGSADDEAAVDELIEDILDKIHVAKAFNSNHQMLLAEKAKELASEHEDSEYPVRLLAVDSLTAHFRAEYVGRGQLADRQQKLNKHLHDLDKVGNLYNAAVIVTNQVASNPDSFFGDPTQPIGGNILGHKSTFRIYLRKSKGDKRIVRLVDAPNLADGEGVMRVQDGGLKPE, from the coding sequence ATGCCCGAAGCAGATCTCGAAACACTTCCCGGCGTTGGACCGGCAACCGCAGACAAACTCCACGACGCAGGCTTCGAATCCTTCCAGAGCCTGGCCGTTGCCTCGCCGTCGGAACTCTCGAACACGGCCGACGTCGGCGAGTCGACGGCCTCCGACATCGTCCGTGCCGCTCGTGACGCCGCCGACATCGGCGGCTTCGAGACCGGTACAACCGTGCTCGAGCGACGAAACGAAATCGGCAAGCTAAGCTGGCACATCGACGAGGTCGACGACCTCCTCGGTGGCGGAATCGAGACCCAGTCGATCACCGAAGTCTACGGCGAGTTCGGATCCGGGAAGTCCCAGGTCACCCACCAGATGGCCGTCAACGTCCAGCTTCCCAAGGAAGTCGGCGGCCTCCACGGCAGCGCGATTTTCGTAGACAGTGAGGACACGTTCCGACCGGAGCGAATCGACGACATGGTTCGTGGACTGCCAGACGAAGCGATCAACGCGACCCTCGAGGACCGCGAAATGGAGGGCTCGGCCGACGACGAGGCCGCCGTCGACGAACTCATCGAGGACATCCTCGACAAGATCCACGTCGCGAAGGCGTTCAACTCCAACCACCAGATGCTGCTCGCCGAGAAGGCGAAGGAACTGGCCAGCGAACACGAGGACTCGGAGTACCCCGTCCGACTGCTCGCAGTCGACTCGCTGACCGCTCACTTCCGTGCTGAGTACGTCGGTCGTGGCCAGCTCGCAGACCGACAGCAGAAACTCAACAAGCACCTCCACGACCTCGACAAGGTCGGAAACCTCTACAACGCCGCCGTGATCGTGACGAACCAGGTCGCCTCGAACCCCGACTCGTTCTTCGGCGACCCAACGCAGCCGATCGGTGGCAACATCCTCGGCCACAAGTCCACCTTCCGAATCTACCTCCGCAAATCCAAAGGCGACAAACGAATCGTCCGCCTCGTCGACGCGCCAAACCTCGCCGACGGCGAGGGCGTCATGCGCGTCCAAGACGGTGGCCTGAAGCCAGAGTAA
- the htpX gene encoding zinc metalloprotease HtpX: protein MNWQADWGLRFRMFLTMFLLFALYIVFAGAISLYMGGSMIVFALVFGGFSLVQYFYSDTLTLRSMGAQTVSAEEYPQLHGSIERLSQQADLPKPKVAVIDSNVPNAFATGRNQRNAAVAVTTGLMRTLDDDELDGVLAHELAHVKNRDMMVMTIASFLSTIAFMIVRWGAFFGGGNRGGGKGGAGIMVAILVSLLVWIISYLLIRALSRYREYSADRGAAAITGNPSALASALLKISGEMDNVPKNDMREEAEMNAFFIIPIKSGIVGKLFSTHPSTESRVEALRDLEQEMQAF from the coding sequence ATGAACTGGCAGGCGGACTGGGGACTTCGGTTTCGGATGTTCTTGACGATGTTCTTGCTCTTTGCGCTGTACATCGTCTTCGCGGGTGCAATCTCCCTCTACATGGGCGGCAGTATGATCGTCTTCGCGCTCGTCTTCGGCGGATTCTCGCTGGTGCAGTACTTCTACAGTGACACGCTCACGCTCAGAAGTATGGGTGCACAGACCGTCTCTGCGGAGGAATATCCACAACTTCACGGTTCTATCGAACGCCTCTCACAGCAGGCTGACCTTCCGAAGCCGAAAGTCGCCGTTATCGACTCGAACGTCCCGAACGCCTTCGCGACCGGTCGGAACCAGCGAAACGCGGCCGTCGCGGTGACGACGGGGCTGATGCGAACGCTCGACGACGACGAACTCGACGGCGTCCTCGCACACGAACTCGCGCACGTGAAAAACCGGGATATGATGGTGATGACCATCGCCTCGTTCCTCTCGACCATCGCGTTCATGATCGTTCGCTGGGGCGCGTTCTTCGGCGGCGGGAATCGCGGCGGCGGGAAAGGCGGGGCCGGGATCATGGTCGCTATCCTCGTCTCCTTGCTCGTCTGGATCATTAGCTACCTGTTGATCCGCGCGCTCTCGCGCTACCGCGAGTACTCCGCAGACCGCGGGGCCGCCGCCATCACCGGCAACCCCTCCGCGCTCGCCTCCGCACTCCTCAAAATCTCCGGCGAGATGGACAACGTGCCCAAAAACGACATGCGCGAAGAAGCCGAGATGAACGCCTTCTTCATCATCCCGATCAAGTCGGGTATCGTCGGGAAACTCTTCAGCACGCACCCCTCGACGGAAAGTCGCGTCGAGGCACTGCGCGACCTCGAGCAGGAAATGCAGGCGTTCTAA
- a CDS encoding class I SAM-dependent methyltransferase, translating to MSDDDATPARGDDEAGFENDRDPETTPEDVLERTRADAPLAAVVEKPRSETAIESLRAEGVYDDSRRVREDGPERVALPITKPPTETPVLEVVRQLEPEPRNPDLEDRLAARGWSEADLESVPGSWAVIGSVVVVTIPDDCPDERELGEALLEIHGEADSVLADEGIANGGEAGTFREPKTRHVAGERETETIHTEHGTRYGLDPSKVMFSPGNQAERARMGELVESGERVFDMFAGIGYFTLPMARAGAHVTATERNPTAVRYLLENAMLNGVETRVDVYVSDCRDLASNVEADRVVMGYYGSAADGVDDEGRSEDGQREVGHGTRTDEAHDFLSDALRALVPGGVVHYHEATPRSRLWERPLERLEAASEEASREFEVLEKRRVKSHSAGVDHVVVDARFE from the coding sequence ATGAGTGACGACGACGCAACCCCCGCGAGGGGCGACGACGAGGCGGGTTTCGAGAACGACCGCGACCCCGAGACGACCCCCGAAGACGTTCTCGAGCGAACGCGCGCCGACGCGCCACTCGCCGCCGTCGTCGAAAAGCCGCGTTCGGAGACGGCTATCGAGTCGCTTCGAGCCGAAGGCGTCTACGACGATTCGCGACGGGTGCGCGAGGACGGCCCCGAACGGGTCGCACTACCGATCACGAAGCCGCCGACGGAGACGCCAGTGCTCGAGGTCGTCCGGCAACTCGAGCCCGAGCCTCGAAATCCGGATCTCGAGGATCGCCTCGCCGCCCGCGGCTGGAGTGAAGCGGACCTCGAGTCGGTTCCCGGTTCGTGGGCCGTGATCGGGTCGGTCGTGGTGGTGACGATTCCGGACGACTGCCCGGACGAGCGGGAACTGGGCGAGGCGTTGCTCGAGATTCACGGCGAGGCCGACAGCGTGTTGGCCGACGAAGGAATCGCGAACGGCGGCGAGGCGGGCACGTTTCGCGAACCCAAGACGCGACACGTCGCGGGCGAGCGAGAGACCGAGACGATCCACACCGAACACGGGACGCGCTACGGCCTCGATCCGTCGAAGGTGATGTTCTCGCCGGGAAACCAGGCTGAACGGGCACGGATGGGCGAGCTGGTAGAGAGCGGCGAGCGCGTCTTCGACATGTTCGCTGGCATCGGCTACTTCACCCTCCCGATGGCTCGCGCCGGCGCGCACGTCACGGCGACCGAACGAAACCCGACCGCCGTTCGTTACTTACTCGAGAATGCGATGCTCAACGGGGTCGAAACGCGCGTCGACGTCTACGTGAGCGACTGTCGAGACCTCGCGAGCAACGTCGAAGCGGATCGGGTCGTCATGGGCTACTACGGTAGCGCGGCCGATGGTGTGGACGATGAGGGACGAAGCGAGGACGGACAACGCGAGGTCGGTCACGGAACCCGAACCGACGAGGCTCACGACTTTCTGTCGGATGCCCTCCGTGCGCTCGTACCCGGCGGTGTCGTCCACTATCACGAGGCGACGCCCCGATCGCGGCTGTGGGAGCGGCCGCTCGAGCGACTCGAGGCGGCGAGCGAGGAAGCCAGTCGGGAGTTCGAGGTGCTCGAGAAACGACGCGTCAAGAGCCACAGCGCCGGCGTCGATCACGTCGTCGTCGACGCGCGATTCGAGTAG
- a CDS encoding outer membrane protein assembly factor BamB family protein, which yields MANQTRRSVLQYAGVTLTLGSLATGATAANDVATAESSASEEADGWSSLGGNAGNNSVVPASSAPEEPVDVVWEYDHGGPVAVDNGTVFVVANGGVHALDAADGSLEWETEDVGASGTPAVTPESVHVGGEQLTKVDRTDGTVCCQADLDYDEEIPSPTIVDGLVIVVADGALYAVDVQDHEIEWYVEPSEDPLYEQPVAVADGAVFATSESKAYALEVDDGSRRWIDDEPEGDDEYSRFPEPGANQPNYPVATDGVVAIGSADSEDGSIYREGHVTLYDTETGRKREHNDRGAFMPALISDDAFYAFDAYNVTGYDRESGSEVWDTEVNTYRVPSVAVGDGIVYAGLAVDGEAYGPDEVPEPSDGVYAFDEETGEIEWAVGTDEIPTIALADETIYASSETLVAIRNEDDDRSEEPDEEEEEENDDGDDGETDDESEDESADGDSESDDSDGDDGDSSSSSDDGDDDSTDDGSDDGTSDESDGGDDASGSDDDDAENEDGDDASGDDDTDGGSDDVGDGDDADDDDDGDDGDDGDDADDADDSVPGFTAGAGAVGGLATLEWLRRKAGDADEPAE from the coding sequence ATGGCAAACCAAACGAGGCGGAGCGTCCTGCAGTACGCAGGCGTGACGCTGACCCTCGGATCGCTCGCCACTGGTGCAACGGCGGCCAACGACGTGGCCACCGCCGAGTCCTCAGCGTCGGAGGAAGCTGACGGGTGGTCCTCACTCGGCGGAAACGCGGGCAACAACAGCGTCGTGCCCGCCTCGAGCGCTCCGGAGGAACCGGTCGACGTCGTGTGGGAGTACGACCACGGGGGACCCGTCGCAGTCGACAACGGAACCGTGTTCGTGGTGGCCAACGGTGGCGTCCACGCGCTCGACGCGGCCGACGGATCGCTCGAGTGGGAGACGGAGGACGTGGGCGCGAGCGGAACACCTGCAGTCACCCCCGAGTCGGTCCACGTCGGTGGGGAGCAACTCACGAAGGTCGATCGGACCGACGGCACGGTCTGTTGTCAGGCCGACCTCGACTACGACGAGGAAATTCCGTCACCGACCATCGTGGACGGACTCGTGATCGTCGTCGCGGACGGGGCGCTGTACGCCGTCGACGTGCAGGATCACGAAATCGAGTGGTACGTCGAACCGAGCGAAGATCCGCTCTACGAGCAACCGGTCGCCGTCGCCGACGGCGCGGTCTTCGCGACGAGTGAATCGAAAGCGTACGCGCTCGAAGTCGACGATGGCTCGAGGCGGTGGATCGACGACGAACCGGAAGGAGACGACGAGTACAGTCGGTTCCCCGAACCGGGAGCCAATCAACCCAACTATCCAGTGGCGACGGACGGTGTCGTCGCAATCGGCAGCGCAGATTCCGAAGACGGTTCGATCTACCGAGAGGGGCACGTGACGCTGTACGACACGGAAACCGGTCGGAAACGCGAGCACAACGACCGCGGGGCGTTCATGCCCGCGTTGATCAGCGACGACGCGTTCTACGCGTTCGACGCGTACAACGTCACGGGGTACGATCGCGAATCCGGGTCGGAAGTGTGGGACACGGAGGTGAACACGTACCGCGTTCCCTCGGTCGCCGTCGGCGACGGAATCGTCTACGCGGGCCTGGCCGTCGACGGCGAGGCGTACGGTCCGGACGAGGTTCCGGAGCCCTCCGACGGCGTCTACGCGTTCGACGAGGAAACCGGCGAGATCGAGTGGGCCGTCGGCACCGACGAAATTCCGACCATCGCACTCGCCGACGAGACGATCTACGCCAGTTCGGAGACGCTGGTCGCCATCAGGAACGAGGACGACGACCGAAGCGAGGAACCGGACGAAGAGGAGGAAGAGGAGAACGACGACGGTGACGACGGCGAAACTGACGACGAATCGGAAGACGAGAGCGCCGATGGCGACAGCGAGTCCGACGACAGCGACGGTGACGACGGCGACTCGAGCAGTAGTAGCGACGACGGAGACGACGATAGCACGGACGATGGCAGCGACGACGGTACTAGTGACGAAAGCGACGGCGGAGACGACGCTTCAGGGAGCGACGATGACGACGCCGAAAACGAAGACGGAGACGACGCTTCGGGAGACGACGATACCGATGGTGGTTCCGACGACGTCGGTGACGGAGACGACGCGGACGATGATGACGACGGCGACGATGGCGACGATGGCGATGATGCAGACGACGCCGACGATAGCGTCCCAGGTTTCACCGCGGGTGCGGGTGCCGTCGGTGGCCTCGCGACCCTCGAGTGGCTCCGTCGGAAGGCGGGTGACGCCGACGAACCCGCCGAGTAA
- a CDS encoding outer membrane protein assembly factor BamB family protein, producing the protein MTNWNQFKGDPRHSGRRRELEGPNRVREAWTVDLDGDAGSPVYDRDTVYVLTNRACHALERARGRERWTVEIDAAAESTPVVTRDTLYLTSSDGTVRALETTTGDQRWATTLPGTLESSPALADGLIYAGHEAGVSALEADTGEIVWTHETDAAAVGTPAVDRVRDRAHGDEWGSDTPEADELDLLSLEDARMDEDASQAADRDRVCVATADEQVLALEADTGEPCWNAPTNGTVVDGPTITGDRVYVADDSGTLVALHADSGQSWFTYKIQQSFASSPTVLPERDTTFVGATDGYVHVTDTTFGRRKLRGWLFAKKGVALDGTISASPAVAGEICCVGDSTGSFYGIDLTDDCNPCWHVGLDGPITAPPALGEDHLFVVGGDRLYRLEWDTDERSV; encoded by the coding sequence GTGACCAACTGGAACCAGTTCAAAGGCGACCCGCGACACTCGGGGCGTCGACGCGAACTCGAGGGGCCGAATCGGGTTCGAGAGGCCTGGACGGTCGACCTCGACGGGGACGCCGGGTCTCCAGTCTACGATCGCGACACCGTCTACGTCCTGACGAATCGGGCCTGTCACGCGCTCGAGCGAGCGCGCGGACGCGAGCGCTGGACGGTCGAGATTGATGCGGCGGCCGAGAGTACGCCCGTCGTCACCCGCGACACGCTCTATCTCACCTCCAGCGACGGCACCGTTCGCGCACTCGAGACCACGACGGGCGACCAGCGCTGGGCGACGACACTCCCCGGCACGCTCGAGTCGTCGCCCGCACTCGCCGACGGCCTCATCTACGCCGGTCACGAGGCGGGCGTCTCGGCACTCGAGGCCGACACCGGCGAAATCGTCTGGACGCACGAAACGGACGCCGCAGCCGTCGGCACCCCGGCGGTCGACCGCGTCCGTGACCGAGCACACGGAGACGAGTGGGGAAGCGACACGCCGGAAGCGGACGAACTCGACCTCCTCTCGCTCGAGGACGCCCGGATGGACGAGGACGCGTCGCAGGCGGCCGATCGCGACCGCGTCTGCGTTGCCACCGCGGACGAACAGGTGCTCGCACTCGAGGCTGACACCGGGGAACCCTGCTGGAACGCGCCGACGAACGGCACGGTCGTCGACGGGCCGACGATCACCGGCGATCGAGTGTACGTCGCCGACGACAGCGGCACGCTCGTCGCGTTACACGCCGACAGCGGGCAATCGTGGTTCACCTACAAGATCCAGCAGTCGTTCGCCTCCTCGCCGACCGTCCTTCCCGAGCGCGATACGACGTTCGTCGGCGCGACCGACGGCTACGTCCACGTCACCGACACGACGTTCGGCCGTCGCAAACTCCGCGGCTGGCTCTTCGCGAAGAAGGGCGTCGCCCTCGACGGGACAATTTCGGCGAGTCCTGCCGTCGCCGGCGAAATCTGCTGTGTTGGCGACTCGACCGGATCGTTCTATGGGATCGATCTGACCGACGACTGCAACCCCTGCTGGCACGTCGGCCTCGACGGCCCGATCACGGCTCCCCCCGCACTCGGGGAGGACCATCTGTTCGTCGTCGGTGGCGACCGACTCTACCGTCTCGAGTGGGACACAGACGAGCGATCGGTCTGA
- a CDS encoding dihydrofolate reductase family protein, giving the protein MAEVRASISVSLDGFVAGPNDSRENPLGDGGKRLHEWIYDLASWREVHGLEGGQTDRADEIFAESIENVGAVVMGRRMFDNGEGPWGDEPFEGHWGEDPPFGVPVFVLTHHERAPLELGETTFTFVTDGLEVALERATEAADGADVSTAGGARTIQQCVEAGVLDELEVHIAPVLLGDGIRLFERSAHAGTELERTRVVESPGVTHLQFRVGHSSA; this is encoded by the coding sequence ATGGCCGAGGTCCGTGCGAGCATCTCGGTCTCGCTCGACGGCTTCGTTGCCGGCCCGAACGACAGCCGCGAAAACCCGCTCGGCGACGGCGGCAAGCGACTCCACGAGTGGATCTACGACCTCGCGAGCTGGCGGGAGGTCCACGGCCTCGAAGGCGGCCAGACGGACCGGGCCGACGAGATATTCGCCGAGTCCATCGAGAACGTCGGCGCGGTAGTGATGGGCAGGCGGATGTTCGACAACGGCGAAGGGCCGTGGGGTGACGAGCCGTTCGAGGGTCACTGGGGCGAGGACCCGCCCTTCGGCGTGCCGGTGTTCGTGCTCACGCACCACGAGCGAGCGCCCCTCGAGTTGGGCGAGACGACGTTCACCTTCGTGACCGACGGACTCGAGGTCGCCCTCGAACGAGCGACGGAGGCGGCCGACGGCGCTGATGTCTCGACCGCCGGCGGCGCGAGGACGATCCAGCAGTGTGTCGAGGCGGGCGTGCTCGACGAACTCGAGGTCCATATCGCACCCGTGTTGCTGGGCGACGGGATCAGGCTGTTCGAGCGATCGGCTCACGCCGGAACCGAACTGGAGCGAACGAGGGTAGTCGAGTCTCCGGGTGTGACGCATCTGCAGTTTCGCGTCGGCCACTCGAGCGCATGA
- a CDS encoding 60S ribosomal export protein NMD3, which produces MSESRAFCPRCGEAVPERSASDANGEEDATDPLRPSADVELCDSCYFDDFDFVDAPERIDVRVCATCGAVYRGNRWIDVGAQDYTDVAIEEVSEALAVHVDVEDVAWQVEPEQIDPNTIRMHCYFTGVVRGTPVDEEVTVPVRIARQTCTRCGRIAGDYYASIVQIRAEDRTPTSEELERAEEIANTIVADMEATGDRNAFVTETSETDDGLNIKVSTNKIGKKISNKMIEEFGGTVNDAETLVTEDSDGNEVYRVTFAVRLPPYTPGEIIDLEDDDDGPVIVRSARGNLKGVRATTGERYEAGYEEGNSPDARRLGHLADGVETTVVTVEDDNAVQVLDPETYRAKTVARPSYFDPDAETVPVLKSRAGLHVLPDDGRKDDE; this is translated from the coding sequence ATGAGTGAGTCGCGTGCGTTCTGTCCCCGGTGTGGGGAGGCAGTTCCCGAACGGTCGGCGAGCGACGCGAACGGCGAGGAGGACGCGACGGATCCGCTTCGACCCAGCGCAGACGTCGAACTCTGTGATTCCTGTTACTTCGACGACTTCGATTTCGTCGACGCGCCGGAGCGAATCGACGTTCGCGTCTGTGCGACCTGCGGGGCCGTCTATCGCGGAAATCGGTGGATCGACGTTGGGGCCCAAGACTACACCGACGTCGCGATCGAAGAAGTGAGCGAAGCGCTCGCCGTGCACGTCGACGTGGAGGACGTCGCCTGGCAGGTCGAACCAGAGCAGATCGACCCGAACACGATCCGGATGCACTGTTACTTCACGGGGGTAGTCAGAGGCACGCCGGTCGACGAGGAGGTGACGGTGCCGGTCAGAATCGCCCGCCAGACGTGTACGCGCTGTGGCCGAATCGCCGGGGACTACTACGCCAGCATCGTCCAGATCCGGGCCGAGGATCGAACGCCGACGAGCGAGGAACTCGAGCGGGCAGAGGAGATCGCGAACACGATCGTCGCCGACATGGAAGCGACCGGCGACCGAAACGCCTTCGTCACGGAGACGAGCGAGACCGACGACGGCCTGAACATCAAGGTCTCGACCAACAAGATCGGGAAGAAGATCTCGAACAAGATGATCGAGGAGTTCGGCGGAACGGTCAACGACGCCGAAACGCTCGTCACCGAGGACTCAGACGGCAACGAGGTCTATCGCGTCACCTTCGCCGTCCGGCTCCCGCCGTATACGCCCGGTGAGATCATCGATCTCGAGGACGACGATGACGGTCCGGTAATCGTCCGCAGCGCTCGAGGAAACCTCAAGGGCGTACGGGCGACAACCGGCGAGCGCTACGAAGCGGGCTACGAGGAGGGGAACTCACCGGACGCGCGCCGACTCGGACACCTCGCGGACGGGGTCGAAACGACGGTCGTCACCGTCGAGGACGACAACGCGGTGCAGGTGCTCGATCCGGAGACCTATCGGGCGAAGACGGTCGCGCGGCCGTCGTACTTCGATCCGGACGCCGAAACGGTTCCCGTGCTCAAGAGTCGTGCCGGCTTGCACGTTCTTCCCGACGACGGGCGCAAAGACGATGAGTGA
- a CDS encoding HD domain-containing protein, protein MLEAVQIRAQTYFEEAPPAHDWHHVERVDALASRLISDHPESGSIDETVVTLAVALHDIGREREDRGEIDDHASWGATEAGRILESHDVSSDTVEHVEQCIRAHRYSNAIEPETLEAEIVSDADNLDALGAVGVARVFAHGGTLEEAMHDPAVPVAEDETVSGKTQYNHLHKKILDLPERMYTDVGRELATERAQFVRTFLEQFDAERAGER, encoded by the coding sequence ATGCTCGAGGCAGTCCAAATTCGCGCCCAGACCTATTTCGAGGAGGCCCCACCAGCACACGATTGGCACCACGTCGAACGCGTCGACGCGCTGGCCTCGAGACTGATCAGCGACCATCCGGAGTCAGGTTCCATCGACGAGACCGTCGTCACACTCGCCGTGGCCCTCCACGATATCGGCCGGGAACGGGAGGATCGCGGCGAGATCGACGATCACGCGAGTTGGGGAGCCACGGAAGCGGGACGGATACTCGAATCCCACGACGTCTCGTCGGACACCGTCGAACACGTAGAGCAGTGTATTCGCGCTCACCGATACTCGAACGCGATCGAACCGGAGACGCTCGAGGCCGAAATCGTCAGCGATGCGGACAACCTCGACGCGTTGGGTGCCGTCGGGGTCGCGCGGGTGTTCGCCCACGGCGGCACGCTCGAGGAGGCGATGCACGATCCTGCCGTCCCGGTCGCCGAGGACGAGACGGTGTCGGGGAAGACGCAGTACAACCACCTCCACAAGAAGATCCTCGACCTGCCCGAGCGGATGTACACCGACGTCGGTCGGGAACTCGCGACGGAGCGGGCACAGTTCGTGCGAACGTTCCTCGAGCAATTCGATGCGGAACGTGCCGGTGAGCGGTAG
- the pspAB gene encoding PspA-associated protein PspAB, translated as MGLLDGLRAVLGLRAESDARRDADPDDLFGMSTAYITMQTDLRYDSADVGALCFSGVDSGSFHDAVDEVEAILEAGREETGTDFSVTSDDHGYHWVVLEDDDPEDLITSMHFAADTFIEHGYGSRLLAAVFAYTHRDGPAYWIYSFRRGRYYPFAPRSGRERDSSAEFKLEATLDGELEIEREKEYWYPLWPSERGTHPWE; from the coding sequence ATGGGACTGCTGGATGGACTTCGTGCCGTACTCGGACTCCGCGCCGAGAGCGATGCGAGACGCGACGCCGACCCCGACGACCTCTTCGGGATGAGCACCGCCTACATCACGATGCAGACCGACCTCCGCTACGACTCCGCGGACGTCGGCGCGCTCTGTTTCTCCGGCGTCGACTCGGGCAGCTTTCACGATGCCGTCGACGAAGTCGAGGCGATCCTCGAGGCCGGTCGCGAGGAGACCGGCACCGACTTCTCGGTTACGAGCGACGACCACGGCTACCACTGGGTCGTCCTCGAGGACGACGACCCCGAGGACCTGATCACGAGCATGCACTTCGCCGCGGACACGTTCATCGAACACGGCTACGGCTCCCGCCTGCTCGCTGCCGTATTCGCCTACACCCACCGCGACGGACCGGCGTACTGGATCTACTCGTTCCGACGCGGACGCTACTACCCGTTCGCGCCCCGATCCGGCCGCGAACGCGACTCGAGTGCGGAGTTCAAACTCGAGGCGACACTCGACGGCGAACTCGAGATCGAACGCGAGAAGGAGTACTGGTATCCGCTGTGGCCGAGCGAGCGCGGGACACATCCGTGGGAGTAA